One Leptolyngbya ohadii IS1 genomic window carries:
- a CDS encoding ATP-binding protein → MRSEEFETAENAFTGGGEMGALLKSLDWSQTPLGAMETWSGSLKTAVQILLNELDRAKSPETTPQEANPRPDSSALVALSLAAQLNAFCIKLTDALRPLTDAPEILEAAARILGEALEATRVIYIEVLSGEQEVVVHCNYTNGVAPLSGRYRLEDYRRNLTADHGASCTQVVTDIPHNPDYTDAEKARYRAIDIAAHIDVPLIKNNQFVALLAVQQSTPRQWTEIEVKQVEETAERTWAAVERAQAEVALRESEAKYRMLFESIDEGYFIAEVMLDAEDRPIDVFCLEANPAVKRITGLDLAGRSLRQIDPNYESYWWEAYGRVMQTGIAERQELYAQPLGSWFSLYTFKIGDADSRRVGCVFQDITERKRTEQALQASEARFRRIFECNMIPMGIWTIDGHIVEANDALLNLIGYTRTELETGQVNWQGLTPQECWSLDQAALDEVAHQGFCAAFEKVYLHKDGRSIPILIGGASFLDDSGSGVFFVIDLTPQKQVEQALRQREQRLSIATEAAQLGVFEWRVPEDVTIWENDRLYEIFGRTHAEGALSSRGFFAQYLHPADAADFTAHLEAAMQTGILRQATYRICRQDGTTRWIELNGQFEFAANGSPLRCVGVNTDITDRKQAEKLLQATNERLKLLAETTNELLVGEDPQAFLKNLFHKLSAHLNLEIYVNYLLQEDGQSLRLNAHSGISDEIAVAAGVLELGQAVCGYVVQHNEPVVIEQALQSPSWLAIPLQSIGIRAYASYPLVVNNRAVGTLGFGTRNRDRFTPDERELMQTLCNQVATALQRSQLVKTLQQRAEELAQANRIKDEFLAVLSHELRSPLNPILGWTRLLLNGKLDTVRQVNALKTIERNAQLQTQLIEDLLDISRIMQGKLSLTAAPVRLPFVIAAAAETVRLSAEAKQIQLQLDLEDTVAPIWGDAARLQQVVWNLLSNAVKFTPQGGQVTVELRQMNETARVRVVDTGKGISPQFLPHVFEYFRQEDGSTTRQFGGLGLGLAIVRQIVELHGGRVGVESPGEEQGATFTVQLPTMSQATPIVPPLIQAETLEEAPLGGIHVLLVDDELDTREFEAFLLESSGARVTAVASGLEALQVLDREIPDILVSDIGMAEMDGYMLIQQIRSRSVAGGRTIPAIALTAYASEGDRQKALQMGFQAHLSKPVDSEAIVQAIVQGLEFSESR, encoded by the coding sequence GTGAGATCAGAGGAATTTGAAACGGCTGAAAATGCTTTTACGGGCGGTGGCGAGATGGGCGCGTTGCTCAAATCGCTGGACTGGTCGCAAACGCCGCTGGGGGCAATGGAAACCTGGTCGGGTAGCCTGAAGACCGCCGTACAAATTCTCCTGAATGAGCTTGATCGAGCAAAGTCGCCCGAAACAACACCGCAAGAGGCTAATCCACGACCGGATAGCTCTGCCCTGGTTGCCCTATCCCTGGCGGCTCAACTCAACGCTTTTTGCATCAAACTGACAGATGCGCTTCGCCCATTGACCGATGCACCAGAGATCCTGGAAGCTGCTGCTCGCATTTTAGGGGAAGCGCTGGAAGCCACGCGGGTCATTTATATCGAAGTCTTGTCCGGTGAGCAAGAGGTGGTTGTTCACTGCAACTACACCAATGGGGTTGCTCCATTGAGCGGGCGATACCGACTGGAAGACTACCGCCGCAATTTGACGGCTGATCATGGGGCTAGTTGCACGCAGGTTGTCACCGACATCCCTCATAATCCTGATTACACAGATGCTGAGAAGGCAAGATATCGCGCGATCGATATTGCTGCCCACATTGATGTGCCGCTGATCAAAAACAATCAATTCGTTGCCCTGCTTGCCGTTCAGCAATCCACACCGCGTCAGTGGACAGAAATTGAGGTGAAACAAGTTGAAGAAACCGCCGAGCGGACATGGGCAGCCGTCGAACGTGCCCAGGCGGAAGTCGCACTGCGCGAATCTGAAGCAAAGTACCGGATGCTGTTTGAGTCGATCGACGAGGGTTACTTTATTGCCGAGGTGATGCTTGACGCAGAAGACCGCCCGATCGATGTCTTTTGCCTGGAAGCCAATCCGGCGGTCAAACGAATTACAGGTCTAGACCTCGCTGGACGATCGCTGCGCCAAATCGACCCCAACTATGAATCCTACTGGTGGGAAGCCTATGGTCGGGTGATGCAAACCGGAATTGCTGAACGGCAAGAGCTGTACGCCCAACCGCTCGGCTCCTGGTTTAGCCTTTACACCTTCAAGATTGGGGATGCCGACAGTAGACGAGTCGGCTGCGTCTTTCAAGACATTACCGAGCGCAAACGCACCGAACAAGCCTTGCAAGCCAGCGAAGCCCGCTTTCGTCGCATCTTTGAGTGCAACATGATTCCAATGGGAATCTGGACGATCGATGGGCATATTGTAGAAGCCAACGATGCACTGCTCAACCTCATTGGCTATACGCGAACAGAGTTGGAAACGGGACAAGTCAACTGGCAGGGCTTAACCCCCCAGGAGTGCTGGTCATTGGATCAAGCTGCGCTGGATGAAGTGGCTCACCAGGGCTTTTGTGCGGCTTTTGAAAAGGTTTACCTTCACAAAGACGGTAGATCCATTCCCATTTTGATTGGCGGTGCTTCATTTCTGGATGATTCCGGGAGCGGCGTATTCTTTGTGATTGACCTCACTCCACAAAAGCAGGTCGAACAAGCCCTCCGCCAGCGAGAACAGCGGTTGAGCATTGCAACTGAGGCAGCACAGCTCGGTGTATTTGAGTGGAGAGTCCCAGAAGATGTCACGATTTGGGAAAACGATCGGCTCTACGAAATCTTTGGACGAACTCACGCAGAGGGCGCACTTTCCAGCCGCGGCTTTTTTGCCCAGTACCTGCATCCCGCCGATGCAGCAGATTTCACTGCCCACCTGGAAGCAGCCATGCAAACGGGCATCCTGCGCCAAGCTACCTACCGCATTTGTCGCCAGGACGGCACAACCCGCTGGATCGAGCTGAATGGACAGTTTGAGTTTGCTGCAAACGGTTCGCCCCTGCGCTGTGTTGGGGTCAATACCGACATTACTGACCGCAAACAGGCAGAAAAGCTGCTGCAAGCCACCAATGAACGACTGAAACTCCTTGCAGAAACAACGAATGAATTGCTAGTTGGCGAAGATCCCCAGGCGTTTCTGAAAAACCTGTTCCATAAGCTCTCGGCTCACCTGAACCTGGAAATTTACGTCAATTACCTATTACAAGAAGACGGACAATCTTTACGGCTCAACGCCCACAGCGGCATCAGCGATGAGATTGCAGTCGCGGCAGGTGTTCTAGAACTGGGACAGGCAGTGTGTGGCTATGTGGTTCAGCATAATGAGCCAGTCGTGATTGAACAGGCGCTACAGTCTCCGAGCTGGCTTGCAATTCCCCTTCAATCGATTGGGATCAGAGCCTATGCCAGCTATCCTCTGGTCGTGAACAATCGTGCGGTCGGCACCCTTGGTTTCGGCACGCGCAACCGCGATCGCTTTACCCCAGATGAACGGGAACTGATGCAAACGCTGTGCAATCAGGTTGCCACTGCCCTACAGCGATCGCAGCTTGTCAAAACCCTCCAGCAGCGAGCCGAAGAACTGGCACAGGCAAATCGGATCAAAGATGAGTTTTTGGCAGTGCTGTCGCATGAACTGCGATCTCCCCTGAACCCCATCCTGGGATGGACGCGGCTATTGCTCAACGGCAAACTGGATACAGTCCGACAAGTGAATGCCTTAAAGACGATCGAACGCAATGCCCAATTACAAACGCAGTTGATTGAAGACTTGCTGGATATCTCGCGCATTATGCAGGGCAAGCTTTCACTCACCGCAGCCCCAGTCAGGTTGCCGTTTGTCATTGCAGCCGCAGCCGAAACGGTACGCTTATCCGCAGAGGCAAAGCAAATCCAATTGCAGCTTGACCTGGAGGATACGGTTGCGCCGATCTGGGGCGATGCTGCCCGGTTGCAGCAGGTTGTATGGAATTTATTGAGCAATGCTGTGAAGTTCACGCCCCAGGGGGGACAGGTTACAGTAGAACTCAGGCAGATGAACGAAACGGCACGAGTTCGCGTCGTCGATACGGGCAAAGGGATTAGCCCCCAGTTCTTGCCCCATGTATTTGAGTATTTCCGGCAGGAAGATGGCTCAACCACGCGCCAGTTTGGGGGGTTAGGCTTAGGACTCGCGATCGTGCGGCAGATTGTGGAACTGCACGGCGGCAGAGTTGGGGTGGAGAGTCCCGGAGAAGAACAGGGTGCAACCTTTACGGTGCAATTGCCCACCATGTCCCAAGCAACCCCAATCGTCCCTCCACTCATTCAAGCTGAAACCCTCGAAGAGGCTCCGTTAGGCGGCATTCATGTGCTGCTGGTAGACGATGAACTGGATACCCGCGAGTTTGAAGCCTTTTTACTGGAATCGAGTGGGGCAAGGGTGACAGCGGTTGCGTCTGGGTTAGAAGCGCTGCAAGTGCTGGATCGGGAGATTCCCGATATTCTGGTGAGCGATATTGGCATGGCAGAGATGGACGGCTATATGCTGATCCAGCAAATTCGATCGCGCTCTGTTGCAGGGGGAAGAACGATTCCAGCCATTGCCCTCACTGCCTATGCGTCAGAAGGCGATCGGCAAAAGGCACTTCAAATGGGTTTTCAAGCCCATCTGAGCAAGCCTGTGGATTCAGAGGCGATTGTGCAAGCCATTGTCCAGGGATTGGAATTTAGCGAATCGAGATGA
- a CDS encoding response regulator, with translation MEQATPKPFILVLEDNPEQVILIQNAFQEDAASPQVESIAEGTEALNFIHRREGYTQAQRPDLILLNLHFAGGYGRVILKELKSSVALRRIPVVILTESDDEQDIFESYTLQGNSYIIKSLEHDRLEQSIQRIKEFWLGIVTLPLE, from the coding sequence ATGGAACAAGCCACGCCCAAACCGTTTATCCTAGTCCTGGAAGACAATCCAGAGCAAGTAATTTTGATTCAGAATGCCTTTCAGGAAGATGCGGCTTCTCCTCAAGTTGAATCGATCGCGGAAGGAACTGAAGCCCTTAATTTCATCCATCGCCGTGAAGGATATACGCAGGCGCAACGTCCAGATTTAATTCTGCTCAATCTGCATTTTGCCGGAGGGTATGGGCGGGTAATTTTGAAAGAATTAAAATCCAGTGTTGCTTTGAGGCGAATTCCAGTCGTTATTCTAACGGAATCGGACGATGAACAGGATATTTTTGAAAGCTATACGCTGCAAGGAAATAGCTATATCATCAAGTCGCTGGAGCACGATCGGCTTGAACAAAGCATTCAGCGAATTAAGGAGTTTTGGTTAGGAATTGTGACTTTGCCATTAGAGTAA
- a CDS encoding sensor histidine kinase: MTNPNLEAQHINLTSLKQPAIHSLTGVQPHGVLLILEEATLTILQASTNTSALLQRSPASLLGQTLDEIFDSFQVDRFRAGLAEENLDFINPSRVWIRRKGDDYAVFDAVFHRNGDGFLILELEPAFTQQNIPFLSFYHLAKASITQLEATSNLQDFCKIIVQEVRNVTDFDRVMLYKFDADGHGEVVAEEKVDEMESYLGLHFPESDIPVPARKMFLSNWIRIIPDASAEPASLYPVHNPVTQQPTDLTLSILRSPYHCHTEYLHHMGVSASLTISLMKDDKLWGLIACHHRSPKYVSYELRKACEFLGRVIFAEISTREETADYHYRMHLARVQSALIESMSEAESFVDGLMQSEPNLLDLANAKGAAICFGGRWTTIGQTPSEEELNYLVQWLAKTVDEEVFYTSSLPLVYADAERFKHVASGLLAIPISKRSYVLWFRPEVIQTVNWGGDPNHAYELQESGNRQWLCPRKSFELWKETVSLNSLPWKPVEVQATLELRKAIVNIVLRQAEELALLAQDLERSNAELKKFAYVASHDLQEPLNQVANYVQLLEMRYHDQLDQDATEFIDFAVEGVSLMQTLIDDVLIYSKVDLKGIEWQLTNSETALNHALGNLRGRIAETEAQVTYDPMPQIVADGTQLMQLFQNLIANAIKFRSSTPPEIHVGVERQEDTWLFSVQDNGIGIDPKFSDRIFVIFQRLHTRDEYPGSGMGLAICKKIVECHRGTIWVESELGQGATFYFTIPVGGRDYSHAIGQKKNYLPRRG; this comes from the coding sequence ATGACCAATCCTAATTTAGAAGCGCAGCACATTAACCTCACAAGTTTGAAACAGCCCGCAATTCATAGCCTGACTGGCGTTCAGCCGCATGGCGTTTTGCTGATTCTGGAGGAAGCTACGCTGACCATTTTGCAGGCAAGCACCAATACGTCGGCTCTGCTGCAACGATCGCCTGCCTCGCTGCTGGGTCAAACGCTTGATGAGATTTTTGATTCGTTTCAGGTCGATCGCTTCCGGGCAGGATTGGCTGAAGAGAACTTAGATTTTATCAATCCCAGCCGGGTCTGGATTCGACGCAAAGGCGATGATTATGCGGTGTTTGATGCGGTGTTTCATCGGAATGGAGATGGTTTCCTGATTCTGGAACTGGAGCCTGCTTTCACGCAGCAAAATATTCCGTTTTTAAGTTTTTATCATCTGGCGAAAGCCTCGATTACTCAGCTTGAAGCCACCTCTAATCTCCAGGACTTCTGCAAGATCATTGTGCAGGAAGTGCGGAATGTGACGGATTTCGATCGCGTGATGCTCTACAAATTCGACGCGGACGGACATGGGGAAGTGGTTGCCGAAGAAAAAGTAGATGAGATGGAGTCCTATCTTGGTCTGCATTTCCCCGAATCGGATATTCCTGTTCCGGCTCGCAAAATGTTTCTGTCCAACTGGATTCGGATTATTCCTGATGCCAGTGCTGAGCCAGCTTCGCTTTACCCCGTGCATAACCCCGTTACGCAGCAGCCTACAGACCTAACGCTGTCGATTCTGCGGAGTCCCTACCATTGCCATACCGAATATCTGCACCACATGGGCGTGAGTGCGTCGCTGACGATTTCGCTGATGAAGGACGACAAGCTTTGGGGACTAATTGCCTGTCACCATCGATCGCCCAAGTATGTGTCCTACGAGCTGCGGAAAGCCTGCGAATTCCTGGGACGGGTAATTTTTGCAGAAATTTCGACGCGGGAAGAAACAGCGGATTATCACTACCGGATGCATTTAGCGCGGGTGCAGTCGGCATTGATTGAATCGATGTCCGAAGCGGAGAGTTTTGTTGATGGACTGATGCAGTCGGAGCCGAATTTGCTTGATCTCGCGAATGCAAAGGGAGCGGCAATTTGCTTTGGCGGACGCTGGACGACGATCGGACAAACGCCTTCCGAAGAGGAGCTGAATTACCTGGTTCAATGGCTGGCGAAAACCGTTGACGAGGAGGTGTTCTATACGAGTTCGCTGCCTTTGGTTTATGCGGATGCCGAGCGGTTTAAGCACGTTGCGAGCGGGCTGCTGGCGATCCCGATTTCAAAGCGTAGCTATGTTCTGTGGTTCCGTCCGGAGGTAATTCAAACGGTAAACTGGGGCGGCGATCCCAACCATGCATACGAGCTACAGGAATCGGGCAATCGGCAGTGGCTCTGTCCCCGCAAGTCGTTTGAGCTTTGGAAGGAGACGGTTAGTCTGAACTCGCTGCCCTGGAAACCTGTAGAAGTTCAGGCAACGCTGGAATTGCGGAAAGCGATCGTGAACATTGTGCTGCGGCAGGCAGAAGAACTGGCATTGCTGGCACAGGATTTAGAGCGATCGAACGCAGAGCTGAAGAAGTTTGCCTATGTGGCATCCCACGACTTACAGGAGCCGCTAAATCAGGTCGCGAATTATGTGCAGTTGCTTGAGATGCGCTATCACGATCAGCTCGATCAGGATGCTACTGAGTTCATCGATTTTGCGGTGGAGGGCGTGAGCCTGATGCAAACGCTGATCGACGACGTGCTGATCTACTCGAAAGTTGACCTCAAGGGGATTGAATGGCAGCTCACAAATTCTGAAACGGCTCTGAATCACGCACTGGGCAATTTACGCGGGCGGATTGCCGAAACCGAAGCCCAAGTCACCTATGATCCGATGCCGCAAATCGTCGCGGACGGAACACAGCTCATGCAGCTCTTCCAGAACCTGATTGCCAACGCGATCAAGTTTAGAAGCAGCACCCCGCCGGAGATTCATGTAGGGGTTGAGCGTCAGGAAGACACCTGGCTGTTTTCAGTGCAGGACAACGGCATTGGCATTGATCCAAAATTTAGCGATCGTATCTTCGTGATTTTCCAGCGGCTTCATACCCGTGATGAATATCCCGGTTCAGGGATGGGACTGGCGATCTGCAAAAAGATTGTTGAGTGCCATCGCGGCACAATCTGGGTCGAGTCTGAGTTGGGTCAAGGCGCAACCTTCTATTTCACGATTCCGGTAGGCGGACGGGACTACAGCCATGCGATCGGACAGAAGAAAAACTATCTTCCTCGTCGAGGATAA
- a CDS encoding response regulator — MRSDRRKTIFLVEDNRGDIRLIQEAFKSTAIDCDIVVARDGVEAMEYLQQDQAIRPDLILLDLNLPRKDGREVLAEIKADMVLKHIPVVVLTTSRNEEDITKSYDLHVNCYIAKSRNLNQLFKIIRGIEEFWLETATLPIPF, encoded by the coding sequence ATGCGATCGGACAGAAGAAAAACTATCTTCCTCGTCGAGGATAATCGAGGCGATATTCGCCTGATCCAGGAAGCCTTCAAAAGTACGGCGATAGACTGTGATATCGTTGTTGCACGAGATGGCGTCGAAGCGATGGAATACCTTCAGCAGGATCAGGCAATCCGTCCCGATCTGATTCTGCTGGATCTGAATTTGCCCAGAAAAGATGGACGGGAAGTGTTAGCGGAGATCAAAGCGGATATGGTGCTGAAACATATTCCCGTCGTCGTTCTTACCACTTCGCGGAACGAAGAAGATATTACTAAAAGCTACGATTTGCACGTCAATTGCTATATTGCAAAATCACGTAATCTCAATCAGCTTTTCAAAATTATTCGGGGGATTGAGGAATTTTGGTTAGAAACAGCGACGTTACCCATCCCGTTTTGA
- a CDS encoding hybrid sensor histidine kinase/response regulator, whose amino-acid sequence MVRNSDVTHPVLIKGYDSSVKVLLVEDNTAELRLLQEILKNTVYKRFYLSPAKRMSEAIAYLRAEEFDIVLLDLTLPDSTGLDSLDTIIRESPHLPIVVLTNTNNDELAIQAVRQGAQDYLVKRQINPDSLIRSIQYAIERKQASVALHEANEILEERIQARTIELETANQRLQQEISRAQKIQERLELAQKAGKAGTFEWNIQTNTVSWTPEVEALYGLAPGSFDGHYEDWIQTLHPDDRSRIEQELQQAIEGKHGLDTEFRILHPNGNPHWIAVKSSLFYEGNQPLRMLGIHIDITEKKQLEAQFLRAQRLESLGTLAGGIAHDLNNVLTPILVVMQLLPLKIPDLSNQNRELIKTAESSARRGADLVKQILTFARGVEGRRVCIQLSYLLQEIKQIIEQTLPKSIDIQTEIDPDLWLTSGDATQLHQVLMNLCVNARDAMPNGGTLTLKAENLIIDEQYARMHLDAIVGSYAVINVTDTGVGIPPEHLHRIFDPFFTTKEVGKGTGLGLSALLGIVKSHGGFVDVHSEMNQGSQFRIFLPATCMIAPPVDEDFESRLGQQQLVLIVDDEAAIRETVQETLLAQDYQVLTAQNGIEAIALLAQHQASIRCVVMDLMMPTLDGSATLPLLRRFNPDLCAIAISGLAATDVVAKAEQLGFQGFLQKPFTRQDLLQMIGSHLN is encoded by the coding sequence TTGGTTAGAAACAGCGACGTTACCCATCCCGTTTTGATAAAGGGATATGATTCCTCTGTAAAAGTGCTGCTCGTGGAGGACAATACGGCGGAGTTAAGACTGCTGCAAGAGATTCTAAAAAACACCGTGTACAAGCGGTTTTATCTTTCTCCCGCGAAGCGAATGAGTGAAGCGATCGCCTATTTGCGAGCTGAGGAGTTTGACATTGTCTTACTCGATCTCACCCTCCCCGACAGTACCGGACTCGATTCCCTCGACACGATTATTCGCGAATCTCCACATTTGCCGATCGTCGTGCTGACCAACACCAACAATGATGAACTGGCAATCCAGGCAGTCCGTCAGGGCGCACAGGACTATCTGGTGAAGCGGCAGATTAATCCGGATAGTTTAATTCGATCGATTCAATACGCGATCGAGCGCAAACAGGCTTCCGTTGCCCTTCACGAAGCGAACGAAATTCTGGAAGAACGAATTCAGGCAAGGACGATCGAACTCGAAACGGCAAACCAGCGGCTTCAGCAGGAGATCAGTCGCGCTCAGAAAATTCAGGAACGGCTGGAACTCGCGCAAAAAGCTGGCAAAGCAGGTACATTTGAGTGGAATATTCAAACCAATACGGTGTCCTGGACGCCGGAAGTGGAAGCGCTCTATGGATTAGCGCCGGGCAGTTTCGACGGGCACTATGAAGATTGGATTCAAACGCTGCACCCGGACGATCGCAGCCGGATTGAACAGGAACTTCAGCAGGCGATCGAGGGCAAACATGGATTAGACACAGAATTTCGGATTCTCCATCCCAACGGCAATCCCCACTGGATCGCGGTCAAAAGCAGCCTGTTTTATGAAGGCAATCAGCCCTTGCGAATGCTGGGAATTCACATCGACATTACCGAGAAAAAGCAGCTTGAGGCACAGTTTCTCCGAGCGCAGCGCCTCGAAAGTTTGGGAACCCTTGCTGGAGGGATTGCCCATGATTTGAATAATGTTCTCACGCCCATTCTTGTGGTGATGCAGCTTCTACCGCTCAAGATCCCCGATCTCAGCAATCAAAATCGGGAGCTAATCAAGACGGCTGAATCAAGTGCCCGTCGTGGCGCAGATTTAGTGAAGCAAATCCTGACTTTTGCACGCGGGGTCGAAGGGCGGCGAGTTTGTATTCAGCTCAGCTATCTGCTGCAAGAAATCAAGCAAATTATTGAGCAGACGTTGCCCAAATCAATTGATATTCAAACCGAAATCGACCCTGATCTCTGGTTAACTTCTGGAGATGCGACCCAACTGCATCAGGTGCTCATGAATCTCTGTGTGAATGCCCGCGATGCCATGCCCAATGGCGGCACCCTGACGCTGAAAGCAGAAAACCTGATCATCGATGAACAGTATGCCCGAATGCACCTCGATGCGATCGTCGGCTCCTATGCGGTTATCAATGTCACCGATACAGGAGTTGGAATTCCTCCAGAGCATTTGCATCGCATTTTCGATCCATTTTTTACCACTAAAGAAGTGGGCAAAGGAACGGGTTTAGGACTATCGGCGCTGCTGGGTATTGTGAAAAGCCACGGTGGATTCGTCGATGTTCACAGCGAAATGAATCAGGGCAGCCAATTTAGAATCTTTTTGCCCGCTACCTGCATGATTGCACCACCTGTAGATGAGGATTTTGAATCCCGGTTAGGTCAGCAACAGTTAGTTTTAATTGTGGATGACGAAGCAGCCATTCGTGAGACGGTGCAGGAAACGCTGCTTGCCCAGGATTATCAGGTTCTCACCGCCCAGAATGGGATTGAGGCGATCGCGCTGCTGGCTCAACATCAGGCAAGCATTCGCTGCGTCGTCATGGATTTAATGATGCCTACCCTGGATGGCTCAGCAACGTTACCGCTATTGCGTCGCTTTAATCCTGACCTCTGTGCGATCGCGATTAGTGGACTTGCCGCAACAGATGTGGTTGCCAAAGCCGAACAGTTGGGATTTCAAGGATTTTTGCAAAAGCCCTTCACGCGCCAGGACTTACTGCAAATGATCGGATCTCACCTCAACTAG
- a CDS encoding endonuclease III domain-containing protein, whose protein sequence is MDLPFHQTIATPLRQKVIQIHDRLCAVYGCPIAYFSNHDPLSELISALLSHRTKNADSHRAFQQLTRQFPTWQAVRDAPTLEVERAIASCTWAEQKAPRIQQVLRLVGEQTQEKWSLDFLGEMPVTEARAWLESLPGVGPKTSAAVLSFSRLRRRALAVDSHHHRVAIRLGLIAANVAVGASHAILEAQLPEDWTAQQVYDNHEVMMLHGQKCCYYRNPACDRCAVLDLCPVGQERMKQA, encoded by the coding sequence TTGGATCTCCCGTTCCATCAAACCATCGCTACACCCCTGCGGCAGAAGGTGATACAAATTCACGATCGCCTCTGTGCTGTTTATGGTTGTCCCATTGCCTATTTCAGCAATCACGATCCGCTCAGCGAGCTTATTTCAGCCCTGCTTTCTCACCGCACCAAAAACGCAGATTCCCATCGTGCCTTTCAGCAGCTTACCCGTCAATTTCCCACCTGGCAGGCAGTTCGGGATGCACCGACATTAGAGGTTGAGCGGGCGATCGCGTCCTGTACCTGGGCAGAACAAAAAGCTCCTCGAATTCAACAAGTGTTGCGCCTAGTGGGAGAGCAAACCCAGGAGAAATGGTCACTCGATTTTCTGGGAGAAATGCCCGTTACGGAAGCAAGAGCATGGCTGGAATCTTTGCCCGGAGTGGGACCCAAAACCAGTGCAGCCGTCTTGTCCTTCAGTCGGTTGCGGCGACGGGCTTTAGCTGTTGATAGCCACCACCATCGTGTTGCAATCCGGCTTGGCTTGATTGCGGCTAACGTTGCCGTGGGAGCATCCCATGCCATTCTAGAGGCTCAATTGCCCGAAGACTGGACAGCCCAGCAGGTGTACGATAACCACGAAGTAATGATGCTGCACGGGCAAAAATGCTGCTACTACCGCAATCCGGCGTGCGATCGCTGTGCCGTTCTCGATCTGTGTCCAGTGGGTCAGGAACGGATGAAGCAAGCGTGA
- a CDS encoding response regulator transcription factor codes for MSRILIIEDNLRIIDFLESGLQAHGYTTIAVNTGQEALRVCQDEAFNLAILDLGLPDQDGLKVLKALRGQGHTLPIIVLTARDGIQNTITGLESGADDYMVKPFSFDELLARIRVQLRNQLPRTQPEISLQVADITMNLLTRQVWVGDRLIDLSAREFLLVEFFLRHPMQVLTREQILDRVWGYDYDPGTNIVNVYVGYLRKKLGDDRIETVRGTGYRLRT; via the coding sequence ATGAGTCGAATTCTCATTATCGAAGACAACCTCCGCATTATCGACTTTCTGGAATCCGGACTACAGGCACACGGCTACACGACCATCGCCGTTAATACGGGGCAGGAAGCGTTACGAGTCTGCCAGGATGAAGCGTTTAATCTGGCTATCCTCGATCTGGGACTTCCTGACCAGGATGGTTTGAAGGTTCTCAAAGCTTTGCGCGGACAGGGACATACTCTCCCCATTATTGTGCTGACCGCACGCGACGGCATCCAGAACACCATCACCGGACTGGAGAGCGGAGCAGATGACTACATGGTCAAGCCCTTTAGTTTTGACGAACTACTGGCTCGCATCCGAGTTCAACTTCGCAACCAGCTGCCCCGCACTCAGCCAGAAATTTCATTGCAGGTGGCAGACATTACAATGAATTTGCTCACTCGTCAGGTCTGGGTGGGCGATCGATTAATCGACCTTTCTGCACGGGAGTTTTTGCTGGTTGAGTTTTTTCTGCGCCATCCTATGCAGGTGTTGACCCGTGAACAAATCCTCGATCGCGTCTGGGGCTACGACTACGATCCTGGTACGAATATTGTCAATGTCTATGTCGGCTATCTGCGAAAGAAGTTAGGAGACGATCGCATTGAAACCGTTCGAGGTACAGGATATCGACTCCGTACCTGA